A stretch of the Vulcanisaeta souniana JCM 11219 genome encodes the following:
- a CDS encoding NAD(P)/FAD-dependent oxidoreductase: protein MPKKILILGGGVGGVVAAKKMAERLRGRVDAEITIINDTDYYLLPPLLVNIALGDMEPRQAQLPLSMLEKRGVKYVKAKITKIDPDNRVVETDQGKFNYDYLLASLGVENDFQSYNLGVGYHNYTLDGALKLKEALRSFTGGKVVLLAPEPIYRCGVYPFEFACQLDTLFRKRGIRDRTSITLLYPFNKPLEPLGPEAVKISEGIAAKKGVECVSGVKPPITIDDKERVVTLSNGEKYKYDLLIVTPPARLPKPFEGTPLVAEIPTGKWTAISVYTGRSLKYDDVYLPGEHSMPYVGLPTAGVPVHFTALASAASITGELLGQPVDPAQINAMTCALDYGDVGMMFNCDIKLDLSSNKAAWMGSCYSILTSPLGRLIKDLFYKSWLATTM from the coding sequence GTGCCAAAGAAAATCCTCATTTTAGGCGGCGGTGTTGGTGGTGTTGTTGCTGCAAAGAAAATGGCAGAGAGATTGAGGGGCAGAGTCGATGCAGAAATAACAATAATAAATGACACTGATTACTACCTATTACCACCATTGCTAGTTAACATAGCATTAGGCGACATGGAACCCAGGCAAGCCCAATTGCCCTTATCAATGCTCGAAAAGAGGGGTGTTAAGTATGTTAAGGCTAAGATAACGAAGATAGACCCCGACAATAGGGTCGTGGAGACGGACCAAGGCAAGTTTAATTATGATTACTTATTGGCGAGTCTAGGTGTTGAGAATGACTTCCAGTCCTATAACCTAGGCGTTGGTTACCACAACTATACACTTGATGGTGCATTAAAACTTAAAGAGGCGCTAAGATCCTTTACCGGTGGAAAGGTTGTTTTATTGGCCCCTGAGCCGATATATAGGTGTGGTGTCTATCCCTTTGAATTTGCTTGCCAATTAGATACTTTGTTTAGGAAGAGGGGTATTAGAGATAGAACAAGTATAACGCTGCTCTACCCATTTAATAAGCCCTTAGAACCTCTAGGTCCTGAAGCCGTTAAAATATCTGAGGGTATTGCTGCTAAGAAGGGTGTGGAATGTGTAAGTGGTGTTAAGCCACCAATTACTATTGATGATAAGGAAAGAGTCGTTACGCTTTCTAATGGTGAAAAATATAAGTATGACCTATTAATTGTGACGCCACCAGCAAGGTTGCCTAAGCCCTTCGAAGGTACGCCATTAGTTGCCGAAATCCCTACTGGGAAATGGACCGCAATAAGTGTATATACGGGTAGGAGTCTTAAGTATGATGATGTGTACTTACCTGGAGAGCACTCAATGCCATATGTAGGTCTTCCAACAGCAGGCGTTCCCGTGCACTTCACTGCACTGGCCAGTGCGGCATCCATTACTGGCGAATTACTCGGTCAACCAGTTGATCCTGCTCAAATAAATGCAATGACATGCGCCTTGGATTATGGCGATGTTGGAATGATGTTTAACTGTGACATAAAGCTTGACCTATCAAGCAATAAGGCTGCATGGATGGGTAGTTGTTATAGTATATTAACGTCACCATTAGGTAGGTTGATTAAGGATCTATTTTATAAATCCTGGTTGGCAACAACAATGTGA
- a CDS encoding DUF1641 domain-containing protein, whose translation MIVAQAQQTQVEKSPDEQIAEALNVLVQNIDEVRGLLDQLIELKRSGVIDALMMIVNRFEEVLQYLFQDPAVLRLLSILIDGSLQAMNKLDAQDVIRLKGLVQDLGGCLGKNIDIANAKPIGLMGLWSALGDKDIQKGLGVTMAILKALGKCSSSK comes from the coding sequence ATGATCGTGGCACAGGCTCAACAAACACAGGTTGAGAAGAGCCCGGATGAACAGATTGCAGAGGCCCTCAATGTGCTTGTTCAGAACATTGATGAGGTTAGGGGATTACTTGATCAATTAATTGAGCTTAAGCGTAGTGGTGTTATTGATGCATTAATGATGATAGTTAATAGATTTGAGGAGGTTCTGCAGTACCTCTTCCAGGACCCAGCAGTGCTTAGGTTATTGTCAATACTCATCGATGGTAGTTTACAGGCGATGAATAAACTGGATGCCCAAGATGTAATTAGGCTAAAGGGCTTAGTTCAGGATTTGGGTGGGTGTTTGGGCAAGAACATTGACATAGCGAATGCAAAGCCCATAGGCTTAATGGGGCTTTGGAGCGCATTAGGTGATAAGGACATCCAGAAGGGTCTTGGTGTTACAATGGCCATACTGAAGGCATTAGGTAAGTGTTCATCATCAAAGTAA
- a CDS encoding MoaD/ThiS family protein: MKIQVKFLTILYEKTKTLKAEIELPEGSTLLELIKKIDSNIYQGFSKLILDCNNKVREKFLVMINGRSIDFLEGINTRLRDGDEVTFLPHCGIA, encoded by the coding sequence ATGAAAATACAAGTCAAATTTTTGACCATATTATACGAAAAGACAAAGACCCTAAAGGCGGAAATCGAATTACCAGAGGGATCAACTTTACTTGAACTCATAAAGAAAATAGACAGTAACATATATCAGGGTTTCTCTAAGCTTATCCTAGACTGCAATAATAAAGTTAGAGAGAAGTTCTTGGTAATGATTAATGGTAGGTCTATTGACTTCCTTGAGGGAATTAACACTAGGTTACGGGATGGTGATGAGGTAACGTTCCTACCGCATTGTGGCATTGCATAG
- a CDS encoding MoaD/ThiS family protein, which yields MKVQVKFLASLYDITKVLKTELNVPDGITVKDLIVIIDKSVSPNFSKVILDDNSKLKDQYVILVNGRSVDFLNGLSTKLSNGDEVVFLPPAGGG from the coding sequence ATGAAGGTTCAGGTTAAGTTCTTGGCATCTCTTTATGACATAACTAAGGTGCTTAAGACAGAGCTTAATGTACCTGATGGTATAACTGTCAAGGATTTAATAGTAATCATTGACAAGTCAGTGAGTCCCAACTTCTCTAAGGTAATACTTGATGATAACAGTAAACTTAAGGATCAGTACGTAATTCTAGTTAATGGTAGGTCCGTGGACTTCCTAAATGGACTAAGTACTAAATTATCTAATGGTGATGAGGTAGTGTTTCTCCCACCTGCCGGTGGCGGTTGA
- the prf1 gene encoding peptide chain release factor aRF-1 has protein sequence MVLRGRPGIKDFGELKVIINLLKRYRGYATTLISLYINSNRPIPDVVSMLRQEWALASNIKDKTTRTHVQDALERIINSIKGISKAPENGLAIFGGFHMINPGNYEWVFHALIPPLPISTFKYICDTSFHTEILEGMVKSSDTYGIIVIERGEAVIALLRGNYWEIADKVQFFVPNKHAAGGQSALRYKRQTEHLAETFYKMVAERTNKILTEIPNLKGIVVAGPGPTKEEFLEEGELDHRIRDKVIAIVPACCADISGVLEAIRNAEDKLKETEYVKAKKLMEEIMYLAVKKPEYLIYGKDPVMDAIKRGIAKIVVVSEDVGEDEIMNLTLMLRGRKDIELFVMPKSVEENLTLTQTFGGYVAILSTPSWLMENYEEDQEQSNA, from the coding sequence TTGGTTCTTCGTGGACGTCCTGGAATAAAGGATTTCGGAGAGCTTAAGGTCATAATAAATTTGCTGAAGAGATACAGGGGATATGCAACTACGCTCATTAGTCTCTACATCAATAGTAATAGGCCGATTCCCGATGTCGTATCAATGCTTAGGCAGGAGTGGGCTTTGGCAAGTAACATCAAGGATAAAACCACTAGGACTCATGTTCAGGATGCACTTGAGAGGATAATAAACTCGATAAAAGGTATATCTAAGGCGCCTGAGAATGGGCTTGCGATATTTGGAGGCTTTCACATGATAAACCCTGGTAACTATGAGTGGGTTTTCCATGCTCTGATACCACCATTGCCCATATCAACCTTTAAGTACATATGCGATACCTCATTCCATACGGAGATCCTGGAGGGTATGGTGAAGAGTAGTGATACGTATGGTATAATAGTCATTGAAAGAGGCGAGGCCGTGATCGCGCTACTAAGGGGTAATTACTGGGAGATTGCAGATAAGGTTCAGTTCTTCGTACCAAATAAACATGCCGCAGGCGGTCAATCAGCCCTAAGATACAAGCGACAGACAGAACACCTAGCCGAGACCTTCTACAAGATGGTAGCCGAAAGAACCAACAAGATACTAACCGAAATACCCAACCTAAAGGGCATCGTTGTCGCTGGGCCAGGCCCAACCAAGGAGGAATTCCTTGAAGAGGGGGAACTCGATCATAGAATAAGGGACAAGGTAATCGCAATAGTGCCTGCGTGTTGTGCCGACATTAGTGGCGTCCTCGAAGCAATTAGGAATGCTGAGGATAAGCTCAAGGAGACGGAGTACGTTAAGGCCAAGAAACTAATGGAGGAAATTATGTACCTAGCTGTTAAGAAACCGGAGTACCTAATCTACGGTAAGGACCCCGTGATGGACGCGATCAAGAGAGGTATTGCCAAGATTGTTGTTGTTAGTGAGGATGTTGGCGAGGATGAGATAATGAACCTAACATTAATGCTTAGGGGAAGGAAGGACATCGAACTATTCGTAATGCCAAAATCAGTTGAGGAGAACCTGACACTGACACAGACCTTCGGCGGCTATGTGGCCATATTATCAACACCATCATGGCTCATGGAGAACTATGAAGAGGACCAGGAACAAAGCAATGCATAA
- a CDS encoding thiolase family protein, with product MSQEVVITGFVRTPIGKFGGAFRNMKTPYLAAETIKSLINRVGIDGKLIDEVVFGSTLQGGMGQNLSRFAALLAGLPNSVSAFTVNRVCSSGMQAIIEAVRALKVGDVNVVIAGGAESMSTQPLALPHDARWGIKHLIGRDLRFMDLMIHDGLIDPTNMMLMGQEADKVAVEHEITREELDKVAYESHMRALRATENKYYLELEPVDTAINGERVYLDKDEGIRPDTSLEKLARLKPAFGSSGLHTAGNSSQLSDGAAALLLTTIDKAKELGLRPMARIIGYTWHMLEPWRFPEAPIHAIRKLLSKVGWDVGDVDVFEVNEAFAVVNVLVNKELGIPYEKMNIFGGAIALGHPLGASGARIVTTLMSALIHVGGRRGVAALCHGTGGATAVAVEML from the coding sequence ATGAGCCAGGAGGTTGTTATCACGGGTTTCGTAAGGACCCCCATTGGTAAATTTGGTGGTGCATTTAGAAACATGAAGACCCCGTATTTAGCCGCTGAGACAATAAAATCCTTAATCAATAGAGTTGGTATTGATGGAAAGTTAATTGATGAGGTTGTTTTCGGCTCAACACTCCAGGGAGGCATGGGGCAGAACCTAAGCAGATTCGCAGCGCTACTGGCTGGGTTGCCGAATAGCGTCAGTGCATTTACCGTTAATAGGGTTTGCTCATCAGGAATGCAGGCAATTATCGAAGCGGTCAGGGCCCTTAAGGTCGGCGACGTCAATGTAGTGATCGCTGGTGGTGCTGAATCCATGAGTACGCAACCACTTGCGCTACCGCATGATGCAAGGTGGGGAATTAAGCACTTAATTGGCAGAGATTTAAGGTTTATGGACTTGATGATCCATGATGGGTTAATAGACCCCACAAACATGATGCTTATGGGACAGGAGGCCGATAAGGTGGCTGTAGAACACGAAATAACCAGGGAGGAACTTGATAAGGTTGCCTATGAGAGCCACATGAGAGCCCTAAGGGCCACCGAGAATAAGTATTACCTTGAACTGGAGCCTGTGGATACTGCAATAAACGGTGAAAGGGTTTACTTAGATAAGGACGAAGGGATCAGACCAGACACAAGCCTTGAGAAATTAGCAAGGCTAAAACCTGCCTTTGGTTCGAGCGGACTACACACCGCTGGTAATTCCTCTCAACTATCTGATGGAGCTGCCGCACTGCTATTAACCACCATAGACAAGGCAAAGGAACTGGGATTGAGGCCTATGGCTAGGATTATTGGTTACACATGGCACATGCTCGAGCCCTGGAGATTCCCAGAGGCACCGATTCATGCGATTAGGAAATTACTGAGCAAGGTTGGTTGGGACGTGGGTGATGTTGATGTTTTCGAGGTTAATGAGGCCTTCGCCGTTGTTAATGTCCTGGTAAATAAGGAATTGGGTATACCGTACGAGAAGATGAATATATTCGGTGGCGCAATAGCACTGGGCCATCCACTTGGTGCAAGTGGTGCCAGAATAGTTACGACATTAATGTCGGCATTAATACACGTTGGTGGCAGGAGAGGCGTGGCTGCGCTGTGTCATGGCACGGGTGGCGCAACCGCAGTGGCTGTTGAGATGCTTTAA